One region of Micromonospora ureilytica genomic DNA includes:
- a CDS encoding ThuA domain-containing protein, producing MRRRLRPVLGAAMAALAVIACTTPATPASAADAPYDVLVFSKTAGFRHDAIPVGIQTIRDLGAANNFTVTATEDAAAFTTSNLNQYESVVFLNTTGDVLNASQQTAFESYIGSGRGYVGVHAAADTEYDWPFYGNLVGAWFSSHPAIQQANMKVEDRGHAATGHLPQTWTRTDEWYNYRTNPRSTAHVLATLDESSYSGGGMGADHPLSWCKSYSGGRSFYTGAGHTQASYAESGFRNHLLGGIRYASGRSKADCRPETGYTPLYNGSTTGWSQAGPGNFTNSDATLTSVGGMGLFWYNAKQFTNYSLKLDWKMAGDDNSGIFIGFPPSSDPQSAINNGYEVQIDATDAVDRTTGSVYTYKAADTAARDAALNAPGEWNTYELLVEGERLQVLLNGVKINDFTNTDPVRSLAGHIGIQNHGTGDDVAFRNIRIKELGTTPTPTGTIQAETFSSANGVSAFTKDGANGGQTLGYIEPGDWAAYNGVNLTGVTSFTARVVSGGAGGTIQVRTGSATGPVLGSVAVPNTGSWTTYANVTTALSNVPSGTQNLYLTFTGSGTGLFDLDDFTLVKGGGGTGVGPIKGLAGKCLDVRSGGTADGTQIQLYTCNGGTAQSWTVSGSTLKALGKCLDVSGGGTANGTKIQLWTCNGSGAQNWAAASDGTLRNPSSGKCLDVSGNNSADSTIVHLWTCLNAANQKWTLP from the coding sequence ATGCGCAGACGCCTGCGACCCGTCCTCGGTGCGGCCATGGCCGCACTCGCCGTCATCGCCTGCACCACCCCGGCCACCCCGGCCAGCGCCGCCGACGCCCCGTACGACGTGCTGGTCTTCTCCAAGACCGCCGGTTTCCGGCACGACGCGATCCCGGTCGGCATCCAGACCATCCGTGACCTGGGCGCGGCGAACAACTTCACGGTCACCGCGACCGAGGACGCCGCCGCGTTCACCACGAGCAACCTCAACCAGTACGAGTCTGTCGTCTTCCTCAACACCACAGGCGACGTGCTCAACGCCAGCCAGCAGACCGCCTTCGAGTCGTACATCGGCTCCGGCCGCGGGTACGTGGGTGTGCACGCCGCCGCCGACACCGAGTACGACTGGCCGTTCTACGGCAACCTCGTGGGGGCGTGGTTCTCCTCGCACCCCGCGATCCAGCAGGCCAACATGAAGGTGGAAGACCGGGGTCACGCGGCCACCGGGCACCTGCCGCAGACCTGGACCCGCACCGACGAGTGGTACAACTACCGCACCAACCCGCGTTCGACAGCCCACGTGCTGGCCACGCTTGACGAGTCGTCGTACTCCGGCGGCGGCATGGGCGCCGACCACCCGTTGAGCTGGTGCAAGAGCTACAGCGGTGGCCGGTCCTTCTACACCGGCGCGGGGCACACCCAGGCGTCGTACGCGGAGTCGGGGTTCCGGAACCACCTGCTCGGCGGCATCCGGTACGCCTCCGGTCGGAGCAAGGCCGACTGCCGGCCCGAGACCGGCTACACCCCGCTCTACAACGGCTCGACGACCGGCTGGTCGCAGGCCGGCCCGGGTAACTTCACCAACTCCGACGCCACCCTGACGTCGGTGGGCGGCATGGGGTTGTTCTGGTACAACGCCAAGCAGTTCACCAACTACTCGCTGAAGCTCGACTGGAAGATGGCCGGGGACGACAACTCCGGCATCTTCATCGGCTTCCCGCCGTCGAGTGACCCGCAGTCGGCGATCAACAACGGCTACGAGGTCCAGATCGATGCCACCGACGCGGTCGACCGCACCACCGGCTCGGTCTACACGTACAAGGCCGCCGACACCGCAGCCCGCGACGCGGCGCTGAACGCGCCGGGGGAGTGGAACACCTACGAGCTGCTGGTCGAGGGCGAGCGGCTGCAGGTCCTGCTCAACGGGGTGAAGATCAACGACTTCACCAACACCGACCCGGTCCGCTCGCTGGCCGGCCACATCGGCATCCAGAACCACGGCACCGGTGACGACGTCGCGTTCCGCAACATCCGGATCAAGGAGCTGGGCACCACCCCGACGCCCACCGGCACGATCCAGGCCGAGACGTTCAGCTCGGCCAATGGCGTCTCCGCGTTCACCAAGGACGGCGCCAACGGTGGGCAGACCCTCGGCTACATCGAGCCGGGTGACTGGGCCGCGTACAACGGGGTCAACCTGACCGGGGTCACCTCGTTCACGGCCCGGGTCGTCTCCGGCGGGGCGGGTGGCACCATCCAGGTGCGCACCGGCTCGGCCACCGGCCCGGTGCTCGGCTCGGTCGCCGTGCCCAACACCGGCAGTTGGACGACCTACGCCAACGTCACCACGGCGCTGTCCAACGTCCCGTCCGGCACCCAGAACCTCTACCTCACCTTCACCGGTAGCGGAACGGGGCTCTTCGACCTGGACGACTTCACCCTTGTCAAGGGCGGCGGCGGCACCGGGGTCGGCCCGATCAAGGGTCTGGCCGGCAAGTGCCTGGACGTGCGCAGCGGCGGGACCGCCGACGGCACCCAGATCCAGCTCTACACCTGCAACGGCGGCACGGCGCAGAGCTGGACCGTGTCCGGCTCGACCCTCAAGGCGCTGGGCAAGTGCCTGGACGTCTCCGGTGGTGGCACCGCCAACGGCACCAAGATCCAGCTCTGGACCTGCAACGGCAGCGGCGCGCAGAACTGGGCGGCGGCGTCCGACGGCACCCTGCGCAACCCGTCGTCGGGCAAGTGCCTGGACGTCTCCGGCAACAACTCCGCCGACAGCACCATCGTGCACCTCTGGACCTGCCTGAACGCGGCCAACCAGAAGTGGACCCTGCCCTGA
- a CDS encoding sensor histidine kinase, translated as MGLFAQWRGTVLARGHQLLGVLGRADEPDDPSGPTPSLNRLDALVEGFTAGQPVRWTVAGQPRPLPGPVDVVAYRIIEEALTNACRHAPGAPVGVRLRYDAAGITIEVRDEGAGPAPSGGGTQAAGRGLVGVRRRAERLGGTFSAGPRAGGGFTVRAVLPAPEEMV; from the coding sequence ATGGGGTTGTTCGCGCAGTGGCGTGGGACGGTGCTGGCGCGAGGTCATCAGCTGCTCGGTGTGCTGGGTCGGGCCGATGAGCCCGACGACCCGTCCGGGCCTACGCCCAGCCTGAACCGTCTCGACGCGTTGGTGGAGGGCTTCACCGCCGGCCAACCGGTGCGGTGGACCGTGGCCGGGCAACCCCGGCCGCTGCCCGGCCCGGTCGACGTGGTGGCGTACCGGATCATTGAGGAAGCGCTGACCAACGCCTGCCGGCACGCGCCGGGCGCTCCGGTCGGGGTCCGCCTGCGCTACGACGCCGCGGGCATCACCATCGAGGTCCGCGACGAGGGCGCCGGTCCCGCTCCGTCCGGCGGCGGCACCCAGGCCGCCGGCCGGGGTCTGGTCGGGGTACGCAGGCGCGCCGAGCGGCTCGGCGGCACGTTCTCGGCCGGCCCGCGCGCCGGTGGCGGCTTCACCGTGCGGGCTGTCCTGCCCGCTCCCGAGGAAATGGTCTGA
- a CDS encoding sugar phosphate isomerase/epimerase family protein, with amino-acid sequence MARPITLFTGQWADLPFEEVCRLASEWGYDGLEIACWGDHFEVDKALADDSYVERKRETLAKHNLEVFTISNHLVGQAVCDHPIDERHQDILPGRIWGDGEPEGVRQRAAEEIKDTARAAAKLGVKTVVGFTGSSIWHTLAMFPPVPPAMIERGYQDFADRWNPILDVFDEVGVRFAHEVHPSEIAYDYWTTKRTLEAIGNRPAFGLNWDPSHFVWQELDPVNFIFDFADRIYHVDCKDAKVRTGDGRRGRLASHLPWADLRRGWDFVSTGHGDVPWEDCFRALNAIGYTGPISVEWEDAGMDRLLGAPEALEFVRRLAFDAPSAAFDAAFSSKD; translated from the coding sequence ATGGCGCGACCCATCACGCTCTTCACCGGCCAGTGGGCCGACCTTCCGTTCGAGGAGGTCTGCCGGCTCGCCTCCGAGTGGGGCTACGACGGTCTGGAGATCGCCTGCTGGGGCGACCACTTCGAGGTCGACAAGGCGCTCGCCGACGACTCGTACGTCGAGCGCAAGCGCGAGACCCTCGCGAAGCACAACCTTGAGGTCTTCACGATCTCCAACCACCTCGTTGGTCAGGCGGTCTGCGACCACCCGATCGACGAGCGGCACCAGGACATCCTGCCCGGCCGCATCTGGGGCGACGGGGAGCCCGAGGGGGTTCGTCAGCGGGCCGCCGAGGAGATCAAGGACACCGCGCGGGCGGCGGCGAAGCTCGGTGTGAAGACCGTCGTCGGCTTCACCGGTTCGTCGATCTGGCACACCCTCGCGATGTTCCCGCCGGTGCCGCCGGCGATGATCGAGCGCGGCTACCAGGACTTCGCCGACCGGTGGAACCCCATCCTCGACGTGTTCGACGAGGTGGGGGTGCGGTTCGCGCACGAGGTGCACCCGAGTGAGATCGCGTACGACTACTGGACGACGAAGCGGACGCTTGAGGCGATCGGCAACCGGCCCGCGTTCGGGCTGAACTGGGACCCGTCGCACTTCGTGTGGCAGGAACTGGACCCGGTGAACTTCATCTTCGACTTCGCCGACCGGATCTACCACGTGGACTGCAAGGACGCGAAGGTGCGTACCGGGGATGGCCGGCGTGGCCGGCTCGCCTCGCACCTGCCCTGGGCCGACCTGCGGCGCGGGTGGGACTTCGTCTCCACGGGCCACGGTGACGTGCCCTGGGAGGACTGCTTCCGCGCGTTGAACGCGATCGGCTACACCGGCCCGATCTCGGTCGAGTGGGAGGACGCCGGGATGGACCGGCTGCTCGGCGCACCGGAGGCGTTGGAGTTCGTCCGCCGGCTCGCCTTCGACGCACCGAGCGCCGCCTTCGACGCGGCGTTCAGCAGCAAGGACTGA
- a CDS encoding MMPL family transporter: MSGRGGKATLIAVAVVLAWLVIGGVAGPYAGRLSEVATNDNAAFLPTDAEATRAQDLAGEFVDRQTIPALVVYERPSGITDADRQRVRADASRFAQIPGVVTPLPPPIPSDDGQALQVVVPVDDAEGEEIGTVVEQLREITGGDRDGLAVDVSGPAGLLADLIEVFSAIDGPLLLVTLVVVLVILLIVYRSPVLWIFPLLAAGMSYALASVFVYLLADADVVKLNGQAQGILTVLVFGAGTDYALLLIARYREELHRHDRPWDAMKTAWKGAAPAIIASGGTVIVSLLCLLLSSLNSNRALGPVAAIGIAATLLVMLTFLPALLVLGGRWAFWPRRPRADQADPRAEHGIWSRIAGFVARHARPIWLTTAVVLALLTLGLTQLGATTLGQSDLFTQRTDSVDGQEVISRHYPAGTGSPATIFTTEQTARQVARVAKNVPGVADVRPLTAGQQSGPPDPSAAPKVVDGRVQLEATLTDSPDSDSAERTIRELRVAVHHVPGADAVVGGFTAINVDTSDAAKRDQNVIIPVVLVVIAVILALLLRALLAPLLLIATVLLSFAATLGLCALLFRHVFDFPGVDSAFPLFAFVFLVALGIDYNIFLMSRVREESVKRGTRAGVLAGLAVTGGVITSAGIVLAATFSALAVLPLVVLVELGTAVAIGVLIDTIIVRSLLVPALAYDIGPKIWWPGRLSRANGEREARGAG; encoded by the coding sequence ATGTCCGGACGAGGCGGCAAGGCCACGCTGATCGCGGTGGCGGTCGTGCTGGCCTGGCTGGTGATCGGCGGCGTGGCCGGCCCGTACGCCGGGCGCCTCAGCGAGGTCGCCACCAACGACAACGCGGCCTTCCTGCCCACCGACGCCGAGGCGACCCGCGCCCAGGACCTCGCCGGCGAGTTCGTCGACAGGCAGACCATCCCGGCTCTGGTCGTCTACGAGCGCCCCTCCGGAATCACCGACGCGGACCGGCAACGGGTGCGCGCCGACGCCTCCCGCTTCGCCCAGATCCCCGGCGTGGTCACCCCGCTGCCCCCGCCCATCCCGAGCGACGACGGCCAGGCACTCCAGGTCGTCGTACCTGTGGACGACGCCGAGGGCGAGGAGATCGGCACTGTCGTCGAGCAACTCCGCGAGATCACCGGCGGGGACCGGGACGGCCTCGCCGTGGACGTCTCCGGCCCGGCCGGCCTGCTTGCCGACCTGATCGAGGTCTTCTCCGCCATCGACGGGCCACTGCTGCTTGTCACCCTGGTCGTGGTGCTCGTCATCCTGCTGATCGTCTACCGCAGCCCGGTCCTCTGGATCTTTCCGCTGCTCGCCGCCGGGATGTCGTACGCCCTCGCCTCGGTTTTCGTCTACCTGCTCGCCGACGCGGACGTGGTCAAGCTCAACGGGCAGGCCCAGGGCATCCTCACCGTGCTGGTCTTCGGCGCCGGCACCGACTACGCGTTGCTGCTGATCGCCCGCTACCGGGAGGAGCTGCACCGGCACGACCGCCCCTGGGACGCCATGAAGACCGCCTGGAAGGGCGCCGCGCCGGCCATCATCGCGTCCGGCGGCACTGTCATCGTCAGCCTGCTCTGCCTGCTGCTGTCCAGCCTCAACTCCAACCGGGCGCTCGGCCCGGTCGCCGCCATCGGCATCGCCGCGACCCTGCTGGTGATGCTCACCTTCCTACCCGCCCTGCTGGTGCTCGGCGGACGGTGGGCGTTCTGGCCCCGACGGCCCCGAGCCGACCAGGCCGACCCGCGGGCCGAACACGGCATCTGGAGCCGCATCGCCGGCTTCGTCGCCCGGCACGCCCGCCCGATCTGGCTGACCACCGCCGTCGTGCTGGCCCTGCTGACGCTCGGCCTCACCCAGCTCGGCGCCACCACGCTCGGCCAGTCCGACCTGTTCACCCAGCGCACCGACTCGGTCGACGGCCAGGAGGTGATCTCCCGGCACTACCCGGCCGGCACCGGCAGCCCGGCCACCATCTTCACCACCGAGCAGACCGCCCGGCAGGTCGCCCGGGTGGCGAAGAACGTGCCCGGTGTCGCCGACGTCCGCCCCCTCACGGCCGGCCAGCAGTCCGGCCCACCCGACCCGAGCGCCGCCCCCAAGGTCGTCGACGGGCGGGTGCAGCTGGAAGCGACCCTGACCGACTCACCCGACAGCGACAGCGCCGAGCGGACCATCCGAGAGCTGCGGGTGGCCGTACACCACGTGCCCGGCGCGGACGCGGTGGTCGGCGGCTTCACCGCTATCAACGTGGACACCTCGGACGCCGCGAAGCGCGACCAGAACGTCATCATCCCGGTGGTGCTTGTGGTCATCGCTGTCATCCTGGCCCTGCTGCTGCGCGCGCTACTCGCCCCGCTGCTGCTGATCGCCACCGTGCTGCTCAGCTTCGCCGCGACCCTCGGCCTCTGCGCGCTGCTGTTCCGGCACGTCTTCGACTTCCCCGGCGTGGACTCGGCGTTCCCGCTGTTCGCGTTCGTCTTCCTGGTCGCGCTCGGCATCGACTACAACATCTTCCTGATGAGCCGGGTCCGCGAGGAATCGGTCAAGCGCGGCACCCGCGCCGGGGTGCTCGCCGGCCTCGCCGTCACCGGCGGGGTGATCACCTCCGCCGGCATCGTGCTCGCCGCGACGTTCTCCGCACTCGCCGTCCTGCCACTCGTGGTGCTCGTCGAGTTGGGTACGGCGGTCGCGATCGGGGTACTGATCGACACCATCATCGTCCGGTCGCTGCTGGTGCCCGCACTCGCGTACGACATCGGGCCGAAGATCTGGTGGCCGGGCCGGTTGTCCCGGGCGAACGGTGAGCGGGAGGCGCGCGGTGCTGGCTGA
- a CDS encoding FAD-dependent oxidoreductase, with product MLAETDVVIVGGGLAGLAAARRLHRAGVPWRLVEAEGRLGGRVATDVVDGHLIDRGFQVLNTAYPRLGTLLDTDQLDLGYFTSGVLVRKGDKLLRLVNPLREPTGGPGTALAGVGSLLDRLRFAALATGCATLPASRLLAAPETTSETALRRAGLSDAIIEELLRPFLSGVFIERELSTSSHVLAMVLRSFARGRIGLPAEGMAALPRAIAAPLPADLLDLDTPVAEVTPGRVRTQAGDIRCRAVVVAVDPPAASALLPALATVRMHSYTTYYHSAPEPPLTEPILLVDGDRRELVANTVVLSNAAPTYAPAGRHLIATSVVGPTAPPEPTIRAELTRLYGRSTADWTHLTTVAVPRALPAAPPPQGRLRKPVALGEGLFVAGDHRDSPSIQGALTSGWRAAGAVLDELRAG from the coding sequence GTGCTGGCTGAAACCGATGTGGTCATCGTCGGCGGCGGCCTGGCCGGCCTCGCCGCCGCCCGCCGGCTGCACCGCGCCGGCGTGCCCTGGCGGCTGGTGGAGGCCGAGGGTCGGCTCGGCGGCCGGGTCGCCACCGACGTGGTCGACGGTCACCTCATCGACCGGGGCTTCCAGGTGCTCAACACCGCCTACCCCCGGCTCGGCACGCTGCTCGACACCGACCAGCTCGACCTCGGGTACTTCACCTCCGGTGTGCTGGTCCGCAAGGGCGACAAGCTGCTGCGGCTGGTCAACCCGCTGCGCGAACCGACCGGCGGGCCCGGCACCGCGCTCGCCGGAGTCGGCTCTCTGCTCGACCGGCTGCGCTTCGCCGCGCTCGCCACCGGCTGCGCCACACTGCCCGCATCCCGGTTGCTCGCCGCGCCGGAAACCACGAGCGAGACGGCGCTGCGCCGCGCCGGCCTCTCCGACGCCATCATCGAGGAACTGCTGCGACCGTTCCTGTCCGGTGTGTTCATCGAACGGGAACTGTCCACCTCCAGCCACGTACTGGCGATGGTGCTGCGCTCCTTCGCCCGCGGCCGGATCGGCCTGCCCGCCGAAGGGATGGCCGCGCTGCCCCGGGCCATCGCCGCACCGCTGCCCGCCGACCTGCTCGACCTGGACACCCCGGTCGCGGAGGTCACCCCGGGCCGGGTCCGCACCCAGGCCGGCGACATCCGCTGCCGGGCCGTCGTGGTCGCTGTCGACCCACCCGCCGCGTCCGCGCTGCTGCCGGCCCTGGCGACGGTACGCATGCACAGCTACACCACCTACTACCACAGCGCCCCCGAGCCGCCGCTGACCGAACCGATCCTGCTCGTCGACGGCGACCGACGCGAACTCGTCGCCAACACTGTGGTGCTCAGCAACGCCGCCCCGACGTACGCGCCGGCCGGACGGCACCTGATCGCCACCTCGGTGGTCGGCCCGACGGCCCCACCCGAGCCGACCATCCGGGCCGAGCTGACCCGGCTGTACGGCCGCTCCACCGCCGACTGGACCCACCTCACTACCGTGGCCGTTCCTCGGGCGCTACCCGCCGCACCGCCGCCACAGGGACGGCTGCGCAAGCCGGTGGCGTTGGGGGAGGGCCTGTTCGTGGCCGGAGACCACCGGGACAGCCCATCGATCCAGGGCGCTCTCACCAGCGGCTGGCGCGCCGCCGGCGCCGTCCTGGACGAGCTGCGCGCCGGCTGA
- a CDS encoding tyrosine-type recombinase/integrase: MGGHDDRSERCALRWSAVDLDAAVFTLRSALYVDDAGKLREKDAKTHQQRRVALEAETVEVLRDQLARCEERASALGLSLPGDGYVFSPAPDGRTPLVPDTATQRFGRMAARLDITTNLHALRDYSATELIAAGVDVRTVAGRLGHGGGGATTLRVYAAWLSESDQRAAATRAARMPPRPVPPGS; the protein is encoded by the coding sequence GTGGGTGGCCATGACGACCGGAGCGAGCGGTGCGCGCTGCGGTGGTCCGCGGTCGACCTGGACGCGGCCGTCTTTACCCTGCGGAGTGCCCTCTATGTGGACGACGCAGGGAAGCTGCGAGAGAAGGACGCCAAGACACACCAGCAGCGGCGGGTGGCCCTGGAAGCGGAGACAGTAGAGGTGCTGCGCGACCAGCTGGCGCGCTGCGAGGAGCGCGCGTCGGCCCTCGGGCTGTCGCTGCCAGGTGACGGCTACGTGTTCTCGCCCGCCCCGGATGGTCGTACGCCGCTCGTGCCAGATACCGCTACCCAGCGATTCGGCCGGATGGCGGCGCGCCTCGACATCACCACGAACCTGCATGCCCTGCGGGACTACTCAGCGACAGAGCTGATCGCGGCCGGTGTCGACGTTCGGACTGTTGCGGGCCGGCTAGGACACGGCGGGGGCGGCGCAACAACGCTGCGCGTGTACGCGGCCTGGCTGTCGGAGTCCGATCAGAGAGCCGCCGCTACCCGGGCGGCTCGGATGCCTCCAAGGCCAGTGCCACCAGGGTCGTGA
- a CDS encoding DUF3631 domain-containing protein — protein sequence MAVSVKASEVSMILDEVERPLLVAAAWLHDIAYAPEVIDTGLHALGGARWLPQHGYGERVVALVAHHSCAILTADADEAGNVSTRVRLLAAVRTAFTVLGDPPAASTHDLLAALNGDEEAPWAGFGPAGLTGKRLGDLLREFGIISTTIQFPSGRRRATPERPSPTPGSGTVPPHPYQPYQHRLRRANPGTDTTPGTDQSVPVTQPVPRLNRQNELGTAGTGNPWRPSQTGNRFKPKHGLSSAGSWCCIG from the coding sequence ATGGCGGTATCCGTCAAGGCATCTGAGGTTTCGATGATCCTGGACGAAGTCGAGCGCCCGCTTTTGGTGGCCGCCGCCTGGTTGCATGACATTGCCTACGCACCCGAGGTGATCGATACGGGATTGCATGCGCTCGGTGGTGCCCGGTGGCTTCCCCAACACGGCTATGGTGAGCGTGTGGTGGCACTCGTTGCTCACCACTCATGCGCGATCCTGACTGCTGATGCCGACGAGGCGGGAAACGTGTCAACCCGTGTGCGGCTGCTCGCCGCCGTGCGGACCGCGTTCACTGTGCTCGGCGACCCGCCCGCCGCGTCGACTCATGACCTGCTCGCCGCGCTCAACGGCGACGAGGAGGCACCCTGGGCCGGGTTCGGGCCGGCCGGCCTCACCGGCAAGCGACTCGGCGACCTGCTCCGCGAGTTTGGGATTATCTCGACCACCATCCAGTTTCCGTCGGGCAGGCGAAGGGCTACACCCGAGAGGCCTTCACCGACGCCTGGCAGCGGTACTGTCCCGCCTCATCCGTACCAGCCGTACCAACATCGTCTCCGCAGGGCCAACCCCGGTACGGATACCACCCCCGGTACGGATCAATCCGTACCGGTCACTCAACCCGTACCGCGCTTGAACAGGCAAAACGAGCTTGGTACGGCTGGTACGGGTAACCCCTGGCGCCCGAGTCAAACCGGCAATCGCTTCAAGCCTAAACACGGCCTGTCATCCGCCGGCTCTTGGTGCTGCATCGGTTGA